A window of Danaus plexippus chromosome 12, MEX_DaPlex, whole genome shotgun sequence contains these coding sequences:
- the LOC116772640 gene encoding NADH dehydrogenase [ubiquinone] flavoprotein 2, mitochondrial: protein MLSSLRSGVKGLWRTSARSLQTTAKLQHDSLFVHRDTPEDNPSIPFEFTPENQKRADALLEIYPEGHKRAAMIPLLDLAQRQNGGWLPISAMHKVAELLNLPRMRVYEVATFYTMFIRRPIGKYHIQVCTTTPCWLRGSDIVLNAIKEAAGCEVGGNSPCGKFSISEVECLGACVNAPMIQVNDDYYEDLTVEDSKEIINKLKKDEKPKPGPRSGRYASEPLGGLTSLTEQPTGPGFGLQDSLK from the exons atgttatccaGCTTAAGGTCTGGAGTGAAGGGCTTG TGGAGGACATCAGCAAGAAGTCTTCAAACAACAGCAAAATTGCAGCATGATAGTTTATTTGTGCACCGTGACACACCCGAGGACAACCCTAGTATACCCTTTGAATTTACGCCTGAAAACCAAAAG CGAGCTGATGCTCTTCTAGAAATTTATCCCGAGGGCCACAAGAGGGCAGCAATGATCCCGCTTTTGGATCTTGCTCAGCGTCAGAATGGTGGCTGGCTACCAATATCAGCCATGCATAAGGTTGCTGAACTACTGAACCTACCTCGTATGAGAGTGTATGAAGTTGCCACCTTTTACACCATGTTTATAAG gCGTCCAATTGGTAAATATCATATTCAAGTATGCACAACTACACCATGTTGGTTAAGGGGTTCTGATATAGTATTGAATGCCATCAAGGAAGCCGCCGGTTGTGAGGTCGGAGGGAACAGTCCCTGCGGCAAGTTTTCTATATCAGAG GTTGAATGTCTTGGTGCATGTGTCAATGCTCCAATGATCCAAGTCAATGACGATTACTAT GAAGACTTGACAGTTGAAGACTCgaaggaaattattaataaactaaagaAGGATGAGAAACCGAAACCTGGGCCGAG ATCTGGCCGATACGCTTCTGAACCCCTCGGAGGTTTGACCTCGCTCACCGAACAACCGACCGGACCTGGCTTCGGATTGCAGGattcacttaaataa